TCGATTTGGACTAGTCACGTTGCCGAAAGGAGACTTCATTTATGTATGATTTAAACGATTTAGTTGAAATGAAAAAGCCTCATCCATGCGGCACCAACCGCTGGCAGATCATTCGAATGGGTGCGGATATCAAAATCCAATGTACCGGCTGCGGCCACATTGTGATGATGCCCCGAAGAGAATTTGATCACAAATTAAAAAAGATCCTTGAAAAAGCTGAAAAATAAACCAGAAAGAAGCGTTTAAGTTATGTCTTTAACAGCAGGAATCGTCGGCTTACCAAACGTCGGCAAGTCGACTTTGTTCAATGCGATTACCAAGGCCGGAGCGGAAATGGCCAACTACCCATTTGCCACCATCGACCCCAACGTCGGGATGGTTGAAGTCCCCGACAAGCGCCTTGACCGAATTCAAGAATTAATTCCAGCCAAGAAAGTGGTTCCGACCACCTTCGAATTTACCGACATTGCCGGTATCGTTAAGGGTGCCAGCAAAGGTGAAGGACTTGGTAACAAGTTCTTGGAAAATATCCGTCAAGTTGATGCGATTGTCCACGTTGTCCGTGCATTTGACGATGACAACATTACCACGGTTTCCGGCAAGGTTGATCCACTGGACGATATCGACACCATTAATTTGGAATTGGGCATTGCCGACCTGGACTCCGTCAACAAGCGGTTAGGGAAGGTTCAACGCGCTGCCAAGGGTAATGACAAGGAAGCCAAAGCGGAATTGGCCGTTCTTGAAAAAATCAAGCCGGTTTTGGAAGACGGCGGTTCGGTTCGTTCAATCGACTTTGATGACGACGAGCAAAAGATTGTTAAGGGTCTATTCTTGTTGACCAGCAAACCGGTTCTCTACGTTGCCAATATCGCTGAAGACGACATGGCTGACCCGGAGAACTCCAAGTATTTCCCAGAAATCAGGGAATTCGCTGCCAAAGAGGGTGCCGAAGCAATTGCGGTCGCTGCCGGTCCCGAAGAAGAAATTGCCCAATTGGATGACGACGAAAAGGCTGAATTTCTGGAGGCTGAAGGAGTTAAGGAGCCCGGTTTAAACCGGCTTATCAGAGCCTCATACAAGCTTTTGGGCCTGCAGACCTTCTTCACTGCAGGTGGTAAGGAAACCCGTGCCTGGACCTTTAAGAAGGGTACCAAGGCCCCTCAAGCTGCCGGGATCATCCATTCAGACTTTGAGCGGGGCTTCATCCGTGCCGAAGTCATGGCCTTTGATGATTTGGACAAATTGGAGACACCAGCAGCAGTCAAGGAAGCAGGTAAACTGCGTCTTGAAGGAAAAGATTACGTCATGCAAGATGGCGATATTGTTGAATTTAGGTTTAACGTTTAGACGTTATTTTAAGGAGTGAAGCTAGTGAGTAGCAACGATGACACACAGCGCAATGCCAACAGCAAAGCGCGTCAGAAGAATGCCCA
Above is a genomic segment from Lentilactobacillus buchneri containing:
- a CDS encoding DUF951 domain-containing protein gives rise to the protein MYDLNDLVEMKKPHPCGTNRWQIIRMGADIKIQCTGCGHIVMMPRREFDHKLKKILEKAEK
- the ychF gene encoding redox-regulated ATPase YchF, which codes for MSLTAGIVGLPNVGKSTLFNAITKAGAEMANYPFATIDPNVGMVEVPDKRLDRIQELIPAKKVVPTTFEFTDIAGIVKGASKGEGLGNKFLENIRQVDAIVHVVRAFDDDNITTVSGKVDPLDDIDTINLELGIADLDSVNKRLGKVQRAAKGNDKEAKAELAVLEKIKPVLEDGGSVRSIDFDDDEQKIVKGLFLLTSKPVLYVANIAEDDMADPENSKYFPEIREFAAKEGAEAIAVAAGPEEEIAQLDDDEKAEFLEAEGVKEPGLNRLIRASYKLLGLQTFFTAGGKETRAWTFKKGTKAPQAAGIIHSDFERGFIRAEVMAFDDLDKLETPAAVKEAGKLRLEGKDYVMQDGDIVEFRFNV